In Rhodovulum sulfidophilum DSM 1374, the following are encoded in one genomic region:
- a CDS encoding YeiH family protein — protein MAHFDTLRGMTQVASRQWVNSGPGSVLPGLLLATLIAALAFGLRHIPGIGVLSPLILAILIGMAFHNLIGTPAIARPGTSFSVKRVLRAGIILLGLQLTAQQVIAVGGVGVALIVATLLATFAFTTWLGRMLRVEARLTQLIAAGSSICGASAVIATNTVTRARDEDVAYAVACVTIFGSLSMVLMPLVGGLLDMGPHTFGLWTGASIHEIAQVVAAAYARGQEAGEFGTIAKLTRVMMLAPMVLGLGVLASRRLRRDGGEADRAVPPVPWFVLGFVAMVGLASTGWVPDATVHVTTDITQFLLATALAAMGLETDMRKLAAEGLRPALLGAGAWVFISLFSLALILFLA, from the coding sequence GTGGCACATTTCGACACTCTGCGTGGCATGACCCAAGTCGCCTCCCGGCAATGGGTGAATTCGGGACCTGGCAGCGTCCTGCCGGGCCTTCTGCTGGCGACCCTGATAGCGGCGCTGGCGTTCGGGCTGCGCCACATTCCCGGTATTGGCGTGCTCAGCCCTCTCATCCTTGCCATCCTGATCGGCATGGCGTTTCACAACCTGATCGGCACGCCCGCCATTGCCAGACCCGGCACGTCCTTCAGCGTCAAGCGGGTCCTGCGCGCAGGGATCATCCTGTTGGGACTGCAACTGACCGCGCAGCAGGTCATCGCTGTGGGCGGCGTCGGCGTCGCGCTCATCGTTGCCACGCTGCTGGCCACCTTTGCCTTCACCACCTGGCTTGGACGTATGCTTCGGGTGGAGGCGCGCCTGACGCAGCTGATCGCGGCGGGCAGTTCGATCTGCGGCGCCTCGGCCGTGATCGCCACCAATACCGTGACCCGCGCCCGGGACGAGGACGTCGCCTATGCGGTGGCCTGTGTCACGATCTTCGGTTCGCTGTCGATGGTTCTGATGCCGCTGGTCGGCGGCCTGCTGGACATGGGGCCGCATACCTTCGGCCTCTGGACCGGGGCCTCGATCCATGAGATCGCGCAGGTCGTCGCCGCCGCCTATGCCCGCGGGCAGGAGGCCGGAGAGTTCGGCACGATCGCCAAGCTGACCCGCGTGATGATGCTGGCGCCGATGGTGCTGGGCCTCGGCGTTCTCGCATCGCGTAGGCTGCGCCGCGACGGTGGCGAGGCCGATCGTGCCGTTCCGCCCGTGCCGTGGTTCGTATTGGGCTTCGTTGCCATGGTCGGTCTGGCCAGCACCGGATGGGTGCCCGACGCGACGGTCCACGTCACCACCGACATCACGCAATTCCTGCTGGCCACCGCCTTGGCCGCGATGGGGCTGGAGACCGATATGCGAAAGCTGGCGGCGGAAGGATTGCGTCCCGCGCTGCTGGGAGCCGGCGCATGGGTCTTCATCTCGCTTTTCAGTCTCGCCTTGATCCTGTTCCTCGCATGA
- a CDS encoding LysR family transcriptional regulator has protein sequence MTLDQLRIFIAVAEREHVTQAAAFLNLTQSATSAAIAALEERHAVQLFDRVGRRIVLTDAGRLFLDEARAVLARAEQATRLLGDLAGMKRGRLRLAASQTIANYWLPPRMQRFRREHPGIVLELAVGNTSDVAQMVHAATVDLGIVEGEIDDTALAIQSLSGDRLALVVAPGHDWADRPPSGPDDLKAGPWVMREAGSGTRAVCETALARRGLHIEDVEVAFELPSNEAVRVAVESGAGAAILSTLVVAPAIDAGRLVPVAFDLPPRRFHMLRHKERHLSLAEQRFLELA, from the coding sequence ATGACACTCGACCAACTTCGCATTTTCATCGCCGTCGCCGAGCGTGAGCATGTCACGCAGGCGGCGGCATTTCTCAATCTGACCCAAAGCGCGACCAGCGCCGCGATCGCCGCGCTCGAGGAGCGCCACGCCGTGCAGCTGTTCGATCGGGTCGGGCGGCGCATCGTGCTGACCGACGCCGGAAGGCTGTTTCTGGACGAGGCCCGCGCCGTGCTGGCCCGCGCCGAGCAGGCGACGCGGCTGCTCGGCGATCTCGCCGGGATGAAACGCGGCAGGCTGCGCCTCGCCGCCAGCCAGACGATCGCGAATTACTGGCTGCCGCCGCGCATGCAGAGGTTCCGCCGCGAGCACCCCGGCATCGTGCTGGAACTCGCCGTCGGCAACACCAGCGACGTGGCACAGATGGTCCATGCCGCCACCGTCGATCTGGGCATTGTCGAGGGCGAGATTGACGATACGGCGCTCGCCATCCAAAGCCTGTCCGGAGACCGGCTGGCTTTGGTGGTGGCCCCCGGGCATGACTGGGCGGACCGGCCTCCCTCGGGCCCCGATGATCTGAAAGCCGGCCCATGGGTGATGCGCGAGGCGGGATCGGGCACCCGCGCGGTCTGCGAAACCGCGCTCGCGCGCCGCGGTCTGCACATCGAGGATGTCGAGGTGGCCTTCGAGCTGCCGTCGAACGAGGCCGTGCGCGTCGCGGTCGAATCCGGCGCGGGCGCTGCGATCCTGTCGACCCTGGTGGTCGCGCCGGCGATCGACGCAGGCCGGCTCGTCCCGGTGGCGTTCGACCTTCCCCCACGCCGGTTCCACATGCTGCGCCACAAGGAACGGCACCTGTCATTGGCCGAGCAGAGGTTTCTGGAGCTGGCCTGA
- a CDS encoding acyl carrier protein, translating to MSDIADRVKKIVVEHLGVEEDKVTENASFIDDLGADSLDTVELVMAFEEEFGIEIPDDAAETIQTFGDAVKFIQEAV from the coding sequence ATGAGCGACATCGCGGATCGCGTGAAAAAAATCGTCGTCGAGCATCTGGGCGTCGAGGAAGACAAGGTGACCGAGAACGCCTCGTTCATTGACGATCTGGGCGCGGATAGCCTTGATACCGTCGAGCTGGTCATGGCCTTCGAAGAGGAATTCGGGATCGAGATCCCCGACGATGCCGCCGAGACCATCCAGACCTTCGGCGACGCGGTGAAGTTCATTCAGGAAGCGGTCTGA
- the fabG gene encoding 3-oxoacyl-[acyl-carrier-protein] reductase, whose protein sequence is MFDLSGKTALVTGASGGIGGAIARGLHAQGATVGLSGTREAPLAELAAELGERAHVLPCNLSDPEAVEALPKAATEAMGGLDILVNNAGITRDMLFMRLKDEDWQSVLDVNLTAAMRLCRGAMRGMMKARWGRIVNITSVVGTTGNPGQANYCAAKAGLVGLSKSLAHELASRGVTVNCVAPGFIATAMTDKLTDDQKGGILGAVPMGRMGTPEEIAAAVVYLASPEAGYVTGATVHVNGGMAMV, encoded by the coding sequence ATGTTCGATCTGAGCGGAAAGACCGCGCTGGTGACCGGCGCCTCGGGCGGCATCGGCGGCGCCATCGCGCGCGGGCTGCATGCGCAGGGCGCGACCGTCGGCCTGTCTGGCACCCGCGAGGCGCCGCTGGCCGAGCTGGCGGCAGAGCTGGGCGAGCGCGCCCATGTGCTGCCCTGCAACCTGTCGGACCCGGAGGCGGTCGAGGCGCTGCCGAAGGCCGCGACCGAGGCCATGGGCGGGCTCGACATCCTGGTGAACAATGCCGGGATCACCCGCGACATGCTGTTCATGCGGCTCAAGGACGAGGACTGGCAATCGGTTCTGGACGTCAACCTGACGGCGGCGATGCGGCTTTGCCGCGGCGCGATGCGCGGCATGATGAAGGCGCGCTGGGGCCGGATCGTCAACATTACCTCGGTCGTCGGCACTACCGGCAATCCGGGCCAGGCGAATTACTGCGCGGCCAAGGCCGGCCTCGTGGGCCTGTCGAAGTCGCTGGCCCATGAGCTGGCCTCGCGCGGGGTCACGGTGAACTGCGTGGCGCCCGGCTTCATCGCCACCGCGATGACCGACAAGCTGACCGACGACCAGAAGGGCGGTATCCTCGGCGCCGTGCCGATGGGACGCATGGGCACCCCCGAAGAGATTGCCGCCGCCGTGGTCTATCTGGCCAGTCCCGAGGCGGGCTATGTCACCGGGGCGACGGTCCATGTCAATGGCGGGATGGCGATGGTCTGA